A genomic window from Nerophis ophidion isolate RoL-2023_Sa linkage group LG22, RoL_Noph_v1.0, whole genome shotgun sequence includes:
- the LOC133540634 gene encoding gamma-interferon-inducible lysosomal thiol reductase-like, producing the protein MKLAVVVLVLLCNSWRCLGSSHHQASCHYPPSQWCRSLEIAIECKVQKQCMELSAIRPKEAVPRVSLTLYYESLCPACRVFLTQQLFPTWTMLQDIMQVTLVPYGNAKELLTGNTTFTCQHGQPECRGNMIETCILHLSDHAAFQTIFCMESAADVLSAAQPCLHMHAPSVSWATVDFCVRGGLGRKLMHANAAMTRALSPAHTHVPWVTFNGEYKEDHEDQAMTSLFHLVCQLYKGVKPPACTGAAVRLNRGFC; encoded by the exons ATGAAGCTCGCAGTTGTTGTTCTTGTCCTCCTCTGCAACAGCTGGAGATGTTTAGGCTCGTCTCACCATCAAGCGTCATGTCACTATCCTCCATCCCAGTGGTGTCGCTCTTTGGAGATTGCTATCGAGTGTAAG GTACAGAAGCAATGCATGGAACTAAGTGCTATACGTCCTAAAGAGGCGGTTCCTCGGGTGTCTCTCACGTTGTACTATGAGAGTCTGTGTCCGGCCTGTAGAGTCTTCCTCACTCAGCAGCTTTTCCCCACCTGGACCATGCTGCAGGACATCATGCAGGTCACACTAGTACCGTATGGAAATGCCAAG GAGCTGTTAACAGGCAACACTACCTTCACCTGCCAGCATGGACAGCCGGAATGCCGCGGAAATATGATTGAG ACCTGCATTCTGCACTTGTCGGACCACGCAGCTTTCCAGACCATCTTCTGCATGGAATCGGCTGCCGATGTTCTCAGCGCAGCGCAGCCA TGCCTTCACATGCACGCTCCCTCTGTCTCCTGGGCCACTGTGGACTTCTGCGTGAGGGGAGGTCTCGGCCGCAAACTGATGCACGCCAACGCTGCCATGACCAGAGCGCTAAGCCCCGCCCACACGCATGTCCCGTGGGTCACCTTCAATGGG GAATACAAGGAAGATCATGAAGACCAGGCCATGACCTCGCTCTTCCATTTGGTCTGCCAACTGTACAAG ggggtgaagccTCCCGCCTGCACCGGAGCAGCGGTCAGACTCAACAGAGGCTTCTGCTAG